The proteins below are encoded in one region of Thioalkalivibrio sp. K90mix:
- a CDS encoding DegT/DnrJ/EryC1/StrS aminotransferase family protein: MIPMVDLQRQYQSLRPEIDAALQEVLSGARYILGPNVQALEDELARYLGVEHAITCASGTDALHLALAAAGIGPGDEVITTPFTFIATAEAIRYVGADPVFVDIDPDTFNIDPEQVEAAITESTRAIIPVHLFGQPADLPRLQAIAERHKLLIVEDCAQSFGAAIDGAQTGSANAFGCFSFFPSKNLGAFGDGGLVTTSCPTSAEALKRLRNHGSTERYYHDEVGYNSRLDEMQAAILRVKLPHIDEYNAQRRRVAASYRKGLEGLPVQTPHEDRIGTHVYHQYTLLTDHRDAIMQALKEAEIAHAIYYPVPLHQQKAFADLPNLPTSLPVTESVTARCLSLPVFPELEDGQIERICDTIRRALA, from the coding sequence GTGATCCCGATGGTCGACCTGCAGCGCCAGTACCAGAGCCTGCGTCCCGAAATCGATGCCGCGCTGCAGGAGGTCCTGTCCGGGGCCCGCTACATCCTGGGCCCCAATGTCCAGGCACTGGAAGACGAGCTGGCGCGCTATCTCGGTGTGGAACATGCGATCACCTGCGCCTCGGGGACCGATGCGCTGCATCTGGCCCTGGCCGCCGCAGGCATCGGCCCGGGCGACGAGGTGATCACCACGCCGTTCACGTTCATCGCCACCGCCGAGGCGATTCGCTATGTCGGGGCCGACCCGGTGTTCGTGGACATCGATCCCGACACCTTCAACATCGATCCGGAGCAGGTCGAGGCCGCGATCACCGAAAGCACCAGGGCCATCATTCCGGTGCATCTGTTCGGACAACCAGCCGACCTGCCGCGCCTGCAAGCCATCGCCGAACGCCACAAGCTGCTCATTGTCGAGGATTGCGCCCAGTCCTTTGGTGCCGCCATCGACGGTGCGCAGACCGGATCCGCAAATGCCTTTGGCTGCTTCTCGTTTTTCCCCTCGAAGAACCTCGGGGCCTTCGGCGACGGCGGCCTGGTCACCACCAGCTGCCCGACCTCGGCCGAGGCCCTGAAGCGGCTGCGCAACCACGGGTCCACCGAGCGGTACTACCACGACGAAGTGGGCTACAACAGCCGCCTGGACGAGATGCAGGCGGCGATCCTGCGGGTGAAACTGCCGCACATCGACGAATACAACGCCCAGCGCCGGCGCGTCGCCGCCAGTTACCGCAAGGGCCTGGAGGGCCTGCCGGTTCAGACCCCGCACGAGGACCGGATTGGTACGCATGTCTACCACCAGTACACGCTGCTGACCGATCACCGTGACGCGATCATGCAGGCCTTGAAAGAGGCCGAGATCGCGCACGCGATCTACTACCCAGTGCCGCTGCACCAGCAAAAGGCCTTCGCGGACCTTCCGAATCTGCCGACGAGTCTTCCGGTCACGGAATCCGTCACCGCACGCTGTCTGTCGCTTCCGGTGTTCCCCGAGCTCGAGGACGGCCAGATCGAGAGGATCTGCGACACCATCCGGCGCGCCCTCGCCTAA
- the rseP gene encoding RIP metalloprotease RseP, translating to MTLLTSLLAFAVAIGVLVTVHEYGHYLAARAMGVKVLRFSVGFGRPLLSRRIGRDRTEFVVAALPLGGYVKMLDEREGDVAPEERYRAFNNKGLKARTFIVSAGPLANFLFAIVAYGAMFMIGVGGVRPVVGDITADSPAAVAGLERGEEILAVDGRAVRDWEQTNLRLLDHAVRGDTVPVLVRDRDGREVERTLDLRDRQAILGQGQFLEQVGLAPYRPALVPRIGQVESDSPAAAAGLEPGDRVLTVDGDPIDDWNDWVRRIQASPEREQLVQVERGDQTVELRVTPEAIATNGETIGRIGAGVDPDQPAAREMAVLVRQGPVEALLSGAARTWDVSILTVGILWRMVTGEASVKNISGPVTIAEFAGTTAVIGISAFLGFLALVSVSLGIINLLPIPLLDGGHLLYYAVEAVKGSPVSERAQMIGQQFGILAIAGLMLLALYNDLTRLFG from the coding sequence ATGACGCTGCTGACCAGTTTGCTGGCGTTCGCCGTGGCCATCGGTGTGCTGGTGACGGTGCACGAGTATGGGCACTATCTGGCGGCACGCGCGATGGGGGTCAAGGTACTGCGCTTCTCGGTCGGATTCGGGCGGCCGCTGTTGAGCCGCCGGATCGGACGTGATCGAACGGAGTTCGTCGTGGCGGCCCTGCCGCTTGGCGGGTACGTGAAGATGCTTGACGAGCGCGAGGGCGACGTGGCGCCCGAGGAGCGGTATCGCGCCTTCAACAACAAGGGCCTGAAGGCGCGAACATTTATCGTGTCCGCCGGGCCGCTGGCGAATTTCCTGTTTGCGATCGTCGCTTACGGTGCGATGTTCATGATTGGCGTGGGCGGGGTGCGACCGGTAGTGGGTGACATTACCGCGGACAGCCCGGCGGCGGTCGCGGGCCTGGAGCGCGGCGAGGAGATTCTCGCGGTCGACGGGCGCGCCGTGCGGGACTGGGAGCAAACGAACCTTCGGCTCCTTGACCACGCCGTACGGGGTGATACGGTGCCGGTTCTCGTGCGCGACCGCGATGGTCGCGAGGTGGAGCGCACGCTGGATTTGCGTGATCGTCAGGCGATCCTCGGCCAGGGGCAATTCCTGGAGCAGGTGGGGCTTGCTCCGTATCGGCCGGCATTGGTCCCGCGCATCGGGCAGGTCGAGTCGGACAGTCCCGCGGCGGCGGCCGGGCTTGAACCCGGCGACCGCGTGCTGACCGTGGACGGTGACCCGATCGACGACTGGAACGACTGGGTCCGCCGCATTCAGGCGAGCCCGGAGCGTGAACAGCTCGTGCAGGTGGAACGTGGTGACCAAACGGTCGAGCTGAGGGTGACGCCGGAGGCAATCGCCACCAATGGCGAGACCATCGGGCGCATCGGTGCGGGGGTGGATCCAGATCAGCCAGCGGCGCGCGAGATGGCAGTACTGGTGCGCCAGGGCCCCGTGGAGGCCCTGCTTTCAGGGGCGGCCCGAACCTGGGATGTCTCGATTCTGACGGTCGGTATCCTCTGGCGCATGGTCACCGGCGAGGCGTCGGTCAAAAACATTAGCGGACCGGTTACCATAGCCGAGTTTGCGGGCACCACTGCGGTGATCGGGATCTCGGCCTTCCTTGGATTCCTGGCGCTGGTCAGTGTGTCGCTGGGGATTATCAACCTGTTGCCGATCCCGCTGCTGGACGGTGGCCACCTGCTGTATTACGCCGTGGAGGCGGTTAAAGGCAGCCCGGTGTCCGAGCGCGCCCAGATGATCGGGCAGCAGTTCGGCATCCTCGCGATCGCCGGGTTGATGTTGCTGGCCCTGTACAACGATTTGACACGTCTGTTCGGGTGA
- the fabZ gene encoding 3-hydroxyacyl-ACP dehydratase FabZ: protein MDDFNVQEIMRYLPHRYPFLMVDRVLEWEPGGYLTGIKNVSINEPYFQGHFPIKPVMPGVLILEALAQATGLLAFKTEEARNENQDKQQLYLFVGIDEARFRRQVVPGDQLHLRVDLKRTMRGIWRFDAVARVGDDICATAQLMCSGQEIPS, encoded by the coding sequence GTGGATGACTTCAACGTCCAGGAGATCATGCGCTATCTGCCGCATCGATATCCGTTTCTCATGGTCGACCGGGTACTGGAATGGGAGCCCGGCGGCTATCTGACCGGGATCAAGAACGTCAGTATCAACGAGCCCTATTTTCAGGGGCACTTCCCGATCAAGCCGGTAATGCCCGGTGTCCTGATCCTCGAGGCGCTGGCGCAGGCCACGGGCCTTCTGGCGTTCAAGACCGAAGAGGCGCGCAACGAGAACCAGGACAAGCAGCAGCTGTACCTGTTCGTGGGCATTGACGAGGCACGTTTCCGGCGCCAGGTGGTGCCCGGTGACCAGCTCCACCTGCGCGTCGATCTCAAGCGCACCATGCGCGGCATCTGGCGCTTTGATGCGGTTGCCCGTGTGGGTGACGACATCTGTGCCACGGCCCAGCTGATGTGTTCCGGGCAGGAAATCCCCTCGTGA
- the ispC gene encoding 1-deoxy-D-xylulose-5-phosphate reductoisomerase, which yields MSPTRITILGSTGSIGVSTLDVVSRQPGRFQVYALTAHRNVERLKAQCLEFRPRVAVVAEEAAADALQRELEAAGCATEVRAGPDALAQVAAAPEVDAVMAAIVGAAGLLPTLAAAEAGKRVLLANKEALVMSGALLIDAVRRSGACLLPIDSEHNAIFQCLPTGYVCADEVNPHGVERIWLTASGGPFRDRPLDTFGDISPEEACAHPNWDMGRKISVDSATMMNKGLEVIEACWLFAVRPAAIQVVLHPQSIVHSMVAYNDGSVLAQMGNPDMRTPIAHALAWPDRVASGVAPLDLLTVGPLEFREPEAERFPALGLAYRAMEQGGTATAVLNAANEVAVEAFLSDRLAFSDIAVVIERTLDALPTQAADSLGRVLAADAEARAHAGSEIGRLQRRAVS from the coding sequence ATGAGCCCCACGCGGATCACCATACTCGGTTCCACCGGCAGCATCGGCGTCAGCACCCTGGATGTCGTGTCGCGCCAGCCGGGGCGCTTTCAGGTCTATGCGTTGACCGCGCACCGCAATGTGGAACGCCTGAAGGCGCAGTGCCTGGAGTTCCGACCGCGCGTGGCCGTCGTGGCCGAGGAGGCGGCCGCGGACGCGCTTCAGCGCGAGCTGGAGGCGGCCGGGTGTGCCACCGAGGTAAGGGCAGGGCCCGACGCCCTGGCCCAGGTGGCGGCGGCACCGGAGGTGGACGCTGTGATGGCGGCCATTGTTGGCGCGGCCGGGCTCCTGCCGACTCTCGCCGCGGCCGAGGCCGGCAAACGCGTGCTGCTGGCGAACAAAGAGGCCCTGGTCATGTCCGGGGCGCTGCTGATCGATGCCGTGCGCCGCTCCGGGGCTTGTCTGTTGCCGATCGACAGCGAGCACAATGCGATTTTTCAGTGTCTGCCGACGGGGTACGTCTGTGCGGACGAGGTGAATCCGCATGGCGTCGAACGCATCTGGCTGACCGCCTCGGGTGGCCCGTTCCGCGACCGCCCTCTCGATACTTTTGGCGACATCTCGCCCGAAGAGGCCTGCGCCCACCCGAACTGGGACATGGGACGCAAGATTTCGGTCGATTCTGCCACGATGATGAACAAGGGCCTGGAAGTGATCGAGGCCTGCTGGCTGTTCGCGGTTCGACCCGCGGCCATCCAGGTCGTGCTGCATCCGCAAAGCATCGTGCACTCGATGGTGGCGTACAACGACGGCTCGGTACTTGCCCAGATGGGTAATCCCGACATGCGTACGCCGATCGCGCATGCGCTGGCCTGGCCCGACCGGGTGGCGTCCGGGGTGGCACCACTGGATCTGCTGACGGTGGGGCCGCTGGAGTTTCGCGAGCCGGAAGCCGAACGGTTCCCCGCCTTGGGGCTGGCCTACCGAGCCATGGAGCAGGGGGGTACGGCCACCGCCGTGCTGAACGCGGCGAATGAGGTCGCGGTAGAGGCCTTCCTGTCGGACCGCTTGGCCTTCAGCGATATTGCCGTGGTCATCGAGCGGACGCTGGACGCGCTGCCGACGCAGGCAGCCGATTCCCTGGGACGTGTCCTGGCGGCGGATGCCGAGGCACGCGCCCATGCCGGTAGCGAGATCGGGCGTCTGCAGCGACGGGCGGTGTCATGA
- the lpxA gene encoding acyl-ACP--UDP-N-acetylglucosamine O-acyltransferase — protein sequence MIDPRADVHPSAELDSSVEVGPFSVIGPNVRIGAGTRVGPHVVIRGPTEIGRENRIFQFSSIGEEPQDTTYKGEPTRLVIGDRNVIRESVTLHRGTEKGLGETVIGHDNLIMAYVHIAHDCTIGNQIIFSNATSLAGHVEIQDNVTLGGFTLVHQFCRVGTFAFTSMGAALNRDLPPYCLASGNYARLIGINKVGLRRNGFSNEAIQALHRVFILGMRGRAGRERHLETMFDETEVPEVRNLIGFVRNSQRGILRGGRPH from the coding sequence GTGATCGACCCGCGGGCCGATGTACACCCGAGCGCGGAGCTGGACTCCTCGGTCGAGGTGGGGCCGTTCAGCGTGATCGGCCCGAATGTGCGGATTGGGGCCGGTACCCGCGTGGGTCCTCATGTCGTGATTCGGGGCCCGACCGAGATCGGCCGCGAGAATCGCATTTTCCAGTTCTCCTCGATCGGCGAGGAGCCGCAGGATACGACCTACAAGGGCGAGCCGACGCGGCTGGTGATCGGGGATCGCAACGTGATTCGCGAATCGGTCACGCTGCACCGCGGCACGGAGAAGGGGCTGGGCGAGACCGTGATCGGTCATGACAACCTGATCATGGCCTATGTGCACATCGCGCACGACTGCACCATCGGCAACCAGATCATCTTCTCCAACGCGACTTCTCTGGCCGGTCACGTCGAGATTCAGGACAACGTGACACTGGGCGGTTTTACCCTGGTGCATCAGTTCTGTCGCGTGGGTACCTTTGCCTTTACCAGCATGGGGGCGGCGCTGAACCGCGACCTGCCGCCCTACTGCCTGGCCAGCGGCAACTACGCGCGGCTGATCGGGATCAACAAGGTCGGGTTGCGCCGCAATGGTTTCTCGAATGAGGCGATCCAGGCGCTGCATCGCGTCTTTATCCTCGGCATGCGTGGTCGCGCCGGCCGCGAGCGCCATCTGGAGACGATGTTCGACGAGACCGAGGTCCCGGAGGTGCGCAACCTGATCGGGTTCGTGCGCAACAGCCAGCGCGGCATACTCCGAGGGGGGCGCCCGCACTGA
- the lpxD gene encoding UDP-3-O-(3-hydroxymyristoyl)glucosamine N-acyltransferase: protein MITAGALAEYLGGDLKGSAEIPLRGLATLAQAGPADVAFVTNPDRYRDALESTQAGCVLVPRSGIKPGSTTAHAWIAVDNPYRAYGQVSRWLAAGRRDAVPGVDASARVHPDAHLAADVQVGPGAVVGAGSRVGAGSVIGANSVLGERVELGERCYLHPRVSLLDDVKVGKRAIIHCGAVLGADGFGFAPGPDSSWEKIEQLGDVRVGDDVEIGANSTIDRGSLESTRIGNGVKIDNLVHVAHNVQIGDHTAIAGCVGIAGSARIGAHCAIGGGVGILGHLAIADRVTLHAMTLVTRSIDRPGEYASGVPHQEARLWNRMLARLRRLARTRDA, encoded by the coding sequence GTGATTACCGCTGGGGCGCTGGCCGAGTATCTGGGCGGCGACCTCAAGGGATCGGCCGAGATCCCGTTGCGAGGTCTGGCAACGCTTGCACAGGCCGGGCCGGCCGATGTGGCCTTTGTGACGAATCCCGATCGCTATCGTGATGCCCTGGAGTCGACCCAAGCGGGCTGTGTTCTGGTCCCCCGTTCGGGTATCAAGCCAGGGTCGACGACTGCGCATGCGTGGATTGCCGTCGACAACCCCTATCGGGCCTATGGACAGGTGTCCCGCTGGTTGGCGGCCGGTCGCCGGGACGCCGTTCCCGGAGTGGACGCAAGCGCGCGAGTGCATCCGGATGCGCATCTTGCCGCCGATGTGCAGGTTGGACCCGGCGCGGTCGTTGGAGCTGGATCACGGGTCGGTGCAGGGTCGGTGATCGGAGCAAATAGTGTGCTCGGGGAGCGCGTCGAACTGGGGGAGAGGTGCTACCTGCATCCCCGCGTCAGCCTGCTGGATGACGTGAAGGTTGGCAAACGCGCCATCATCCATTGTGGCGCGGTACTGGGCGCGGATGGGTTTGGATTCGCACCCGGCCCGGATTCCTCCTGGGAGAAGATCGAGCAATTGGGAGATGTGCGCGTGGGCGATGATGTGGAGATCGGTGCGAACTCCACCATCGATCGCGGATCGCTGGAGTCCACACGGATCGGCAACGGGGTCAAGATCGACAACCTCGTCCATGTTGCCCATAACGTTCAGATTGGCGACCATACGGCCATTGCGGGTTGTGTGGGGATTGCGGGCAGCGCACGCATCGGGGCGCATTGCGCCATTGGGGGCGGGGTCGGGATTCTCGGCCACCTGGCGATCGCCGATCGGGTGACACTGCACGCGATGACGCTCGTCACGCGCTCGATTGATCGACCGGGGGAGTATGCATCCGGTGTCCCGCACCAGGAGGCCCGGCTGTGGAACCGGATGCTGGCACGGCTGCGTCGGCTCGCCCGGACCCGGGATGCGTGA
- the bamA gene encoding outer membrane protein assembly factor BamA, giving the protein MSRNSLRAIALVGLLGLAGTAWGQTYQIEDIEIEGLERITAGTALSYLPVEVGDTFDESQSPDIIREMFQTGFFDDVEIARRGNVLVVIVSERPAINEINFSGNRDIPDDGLREALEAAGLRSGRVFNRTMLDRIESELRQQYFARGRYNVEVDVEIIDLPRNRVDIEIDIAEGPVARIQQVNVVGNETFTNRELTRRFDSGVPRWWAFFSRRDHYSREKLSGDLEQLRSHYLDEGFLEFDIDSTQVTLTPDRRDLFITINVDEGERYTVTGFDLAGDFVVSRDELEELVEIDVGEPFSRSQVTQSAERITNRLMQDGYAFANVNPVPDVDEDSREVEITFFIDPGPRVYVRRIQITGNENTEERVYRRELRQMESSWYNGALIERSRVRLQRLPFVQSVNVETQRVPGTDDEVDLNITVTEQQSGALTLGAGFSQNQGVLLTAGLQQDNFLGTGNRFNAEVSTSRVNQIFRMSVTNPHYTPAGASRGFSVFYRKIDAERANISRYSSNRYGFDVSYGIPLSEFDRVRIVPGFEHIDIDTVDRDGRRGSPDEIFDEIDEFGSSANFYKIETSYIHDTRDRTTFATQGRRHRIGLELAVPGSDREFYKLTYSGEEIFRLSDRYSFSLSGGIAYADGYGGSELPFYERLFAGGIRSVRGYEDNRLGDQRELREFRGEDVPATRDSNDDPYGGRFRTTISGELFYPLPFAADNDAVRMSTFVDAGNVFNDPGDWDVGELRASAGFAVTWFSPVGPLSFSVAEPLNDQPEDDIQRFQFLLGASF; this is encoded by the coding sequence ATGTCGCGAAACAGCTTGAGAGCAATAGCCCTGGTCGGTCTCCTGGGTCTGGCAGGTACGGCCTGGGGGCAGACCTACCAGATCGAGGATATCGAGATCGAGGGGCTGGAACGGATTACCGCCGGTACGGCGCTGAGCTATCTGCCAGTCGAAGTGGGCGACACCTTCGATGAAAGCCAGAGCCCGGACATCATCCGCGAGATGTTCCAGACGGGGTTTTTCGACGACGTGGAGATTGCCCGGCGTGGGAACGTGCTGGTGGTGATTGTCTCCGAGCGTCCGGCGATCAACGAGATCAACTTTTCCGGGAACCGCGACATCCCCGACGACGGCTTGCGCGAGGCGCTTGAAGCGGCCGGACTGCGCAGCGGTCGCGTGTTCAACCGCACGATGCTCGACCGGATCGAGAGTGAACTGCGCCAGCAGTACTTTGCGCGCGGCCGCTACAACGTCGAGGTGGACGTCGAGATCATCGACCTGCCGCGCAACCGTGTGGATATCGAGATCGATATCGCCGAAGGCCCTGTGGCGCGGATCCAGCAGGTCAATGTGGTGGGCAACGAGACCTTCACCAACCGCGAGCTGACTCGCCGGTTTGATTCGGGCGTGCCCCGCTGGTGGGCCTTTTTCAGTCGGCGGGACCACTATTCCCGCGAGAAATTGTCGGGCGATCTGGAGCAGCTGCGTTCGCATTATCTGGACGAGGGCTTTCTCGAGTTCGATATCGATTCCACCCAAGTGACCCTGACGCCGGACCGCCGCGATCTGTTCATCACGATTAACGTGGATGAGGGGGAGCGCTATACCGTCACCGGATTCGACCTGGCGGGCGATTTCGTGGTGTCGCGGGACGAGCTGGAAGAGCTGGTCGAGATTGATGTGGGTGAACCCTTCTCGCGCAGCCAGGTGACGCAATCGGCCGAGCGGATCACCAATCGCTTGATGCAGGACGGCTATGCATTCGCCAACGTGAATCCCGTGCCGGATGTCGACGAGGACAGCCGCGAGGTCGAGATCACCTTCTTTATCGACCCAGGCCCGCGCGTCTATGTGCGCCGTATCCAGATCACCGGTAACGAGAATACGGAGGAGCGCGTCTATCGCCGCGAGCTGCGGCAGATGGAGAGCTCCTGGTACAACGGGGCCTTGATCGAGCGCTCCCGCGTGCGGCTGCAGCGTCTGCCATTCGTGCAGAGCGTGAATGTGGAGACGCAGCGGGTCCCCGGTACTGATGACGAGGTGGACCTGAATATCACGGTGACCGAGCAGCAATCCGGCGCGCTGACGCTCGGGGCGGGTTTCTCGCAGAACCAGGGTGTGCTGCTGACGGCCGGGCTGCAGCAGGACAACTTCCTGGGCACCGGGAACCGCTTCAATGCGGAGGTCAGCACCAGCCGGGTGAACCAGATCTTCCGCATGAGCGTGACCAACCCGCACTACACCCCCGCCGGGGCCAGTCGCGGGTTCTCCGTCTTCTACCGCAAGATCGACGCCGAGCGGGCGAATATCTCGCGCTACTCCTCGAACCGCTACGGGTTCGACGTGAGCTACGGGATCCCGCTGTCGGAGTTCGATCGTGTGCGGATCGTGCCCGGATTCGAGCACATCGATATTGACACGGTTGACCGCGATGGCCGGCGGGGCAGCCCGGACGAGATCTTTGACGAGATCGATGAGTTCGGCAGTTCGGCGAATTTCTACAAGATCGAGACGAGTTATATCCATGACACGCGCGATCGGACCACCTTTGCCACCCAGGGCCGACGCCACCGCATTGGTCTGGAACTTGCCGTGCCCGGCAGTGATCGAGAGTTCTACAAGCTGACTTATTCTGGCGAGGAGATCTTCCGCCTGTCGGATCGCTATTCGTTCAGCCTCTCCGGTGGGATCGCCTACGCGGACGGCTACGGCGGGTCCGAGTTGCCGTTCTATGAACGGCTGTTCGCCGGCGGGATTCGGTCGGTGCGTGGCTACGAGGACAACCGCCTGGGTGACCAGCGCGAGTTGCGCGAATTCCGGGGCGAGGACGTTCCCGCGACGCGCGATTCGAACGACGACCCGTATGGTGGCCGGTTCCGCACTACGATCTCGGGCGAGTTGTTCTACCCGCTGCCGTTTGCGGCCGATAACGATGCCGTGCGGATGAGTACCTTCGTCGATGCGGGTAATGTATTCAACGACCCGGGCGATTGGGACGTCGGCGAACTGCGGGCCTCCGCTGGCTTCGCGGTTACCTGGTTCTCGCCGGTCGGGCCGCTGAGCTTTAGTGTGGCCGAGCCGCTGAACGACCAGCCGGAGGACGACATCCAGCGCTTCCAGTTCCTGCTGGGGGCATCCTTCTGA
- a CDS encoding OmpH family outer membrane protein — MSQRSGTMKGGALALSAVLLLAGWLALPAQAGAQNVAFVTMNRILEDSPQAEQAMRELEREFSPRDAELVAEREELQRMRDRLERDGDMMNPSERADLEREFSQRSREFRRAQESFSEDLNVRRNEELSRLQRRINDAIVELAREREIDVILTERNVLYASDRVDITDDILAAMQRDD; from the coding sequence ATGAGTCAGCGCAGTGGGACCATGAAGGGCGGCGCCCTGGCGCTGTCCGCCGTGCTGTTGTTGGCTGGCTGGCTGGCCCTCCCGGCACAGGCCGGGGCTCAGAACGTCGCGTTTGTGACGATGAACCGCATCCTGGAGGACTCGCCGCAGGCCGAGCAGGCTATGCGCGAGCTCGAACGCGAGTTCTCCCCGCGTGACGCCGAGCTTGTGGCCGAACGGGAAGAGCTGCAGCGCATGCGTGACCGGCTGGAGCGCGACGGGGACATGATGAATCCCTCTGAGCGGGCCGATCTGGAGCGGGAGTTTTCCCAGCGCTCGCGAGAGTTCCGGCGCGCCCAGGAGAGCTTCAGCGAGGACCTGAACGTGCGCCGTAACGAAGAACTCTCCCGGCTGCAGCGGCGGATCAACGACGCCATCGTGGAACTGGCGCGCGAACGCGAGATCGACGTCATCCTCACCGAGCGCAATGTGCTCTACGCCAGCGACCGGGTCGACATCACGGACGATATCCTTGCCGCAATGCAGCGCGACGACTGA
- the lpxB gene encoding lipid-A-disaccharide synthase — protein sequence MERHVVICAGESSGDALGAGLVRELATLEPAVRYSGMGGAQMRDAGVETLIDVEELAVVGLVDVLVNYPRLRRLFRRMGTHLENTRPDLLVLVDYVEFNLRLAAHARRLGIPVLFYVSPQLWAWRSGRIRRIQQCVDAMAVLFPFETEIYERAGVPVRYVGNPLVDRVQAPSVPLAERIAVAEDERVVGLLPGSRRGELKRHWPLLVATARRMHREDASLRFAVALAPGVDPPRLDALAPRDGLPISFVSGEDGTHALMADADLLLIASGTATLEAGLLQAPMLVFYRMGSLSHAVFSRLVRLENIALVNIVAGERLVPEYLQRQANPERLASDALDLLRHPERLGAMRESLASIRERLGEGGANRRIAEMARELLNQGRLVEP from the coding sequence ATGGAACGCCACGTGGTCATCTGCGCCGGAGAGAGCTCCGGCGATGCCCTGGGTGCCGGGCTGGTGCGCGAACTGGCGACCCTGGAGCCCGCGGTGCGCTATTCCGGCATGGGGGGCGCGCAGATGCGCGATGCGGGTGTCGAGACACTGATCGATGTCGAGGAACTCGCGGTCGTCGGGCTCGTCGACGTCCTGGTGAACTACCCGCGCCTGCGCCGACTGTTCCGGCGCATGGGTACCCACCTGGAGAATACCCGCCCGGATCTGCTGGTCCTGGTCGACTACGTCGAATTCAACCTGCGCCTGGCGGCGCATGCACGACGCCTGGGTATCCCGGTCCTGTTCTATGTCAGCCCCCAGCTGTGGGCCTGGCGATCCGGGCGTATCCGCCGGATTCAGCAGTGCGTCGACGCGATGGCGGTACTGTTTCCCTTCGAAACCGAGATTTACGAACGTGCCGGCGTCCCGGTGCGCTACGTCGGCAATCCACTGGTGGACCGGGTCCAGGCACCCAGCGTACCGCTAGCGGAACGGATCGCCGTCGCCGAAGATGAACGCGTGGTCGGACTCTTGCCCGGCAGCCGCAGGGGAGAGCTCAAGCGCCACTGGCCGCTCCTGGTCGCGACCGCGCGCCGGATGCACAGGGAGGACGCCTCGCTGCGCTTCGCCGTCGCACTGGCCCCGGGCGTTGACCCACCACGCCTGGATGCTCTGGCCCCGCGAGATGGCCTGCCGATTTCGTTTGTCTCCGGCGAGGATGGCACGCACGCGCTGATGGCGGATGCCGATCTGCTGCTGATTGCCTCGGGTACGGCCACGCTCGAGGCCGGCCTGCTCCAGGCACCGATGCTGGTGTTCTACCGGATGGGGAGTCTCAGCCACGCGGTCTTTTCACGCCTGGTCCGCCTGGAGAATATCGCCCTGGTCAACATCGTCGCGGGGGAACGACTGGTCCCGGAATACCTTCAACGTCAGGCAAACCCGGAACGCCTCGCGTCGGACGCGCTCGACCTGCTCCGGCACCCGGAGCGGCTCGGCGCGATGCGCGAATCCCTGGCCTCGATTCGCGAGCGCCTGGGGGAAGGCGGGGCCAATCGCCGAATCGCCGAGATGGCACGGGAGCTCCTCAACCAGGGACGCCTGGTCGAGCCCTGA